Proteins found in one Synechococcus sp. LA31 genomic segment:
- the cobN gene encoding cobaltochelatase subunit CobN, which translates to MHRLAAVPGSHSPGDGVLFIEQPAAAVVLLSSADTDLSALAALLDQQPEPLGAKRSLGALNLAALQHPAVLDHYIRASLGATQLVIVRLLGGRGHWSYGLEQLQAWAAEQHGRQLLVLAGTAEEDLSLVELGTAPLPLALACSRCLREGGSANWMAVLGSLAALLDGAEPALPALQAIADPQPHDWRDESGPRVGVVLYRALLQAGDLAFADALLEAMRNAGLVPRALWLSSLRDPAVQQGTADLFAREQVQAVLCTTSFASVQFSEAGMGAPLWDGLDVPVLQLLCSTQGRNSWELSSVGLAPLDLTLQIALPELDGRITTRVGAFKESTQTDSRLATALPRYQPDLERLAWVAQLIARWCELRQTPAAQRRLALVLANYPTRNSRLANGVGLDTPASAVSMLHWLDQSGYQLGPTALPTDGDALIQLLLAGRSNDPESMHRPVQAHLSLASYEAWYQTLPDDGRQRLEQRWGPPAADPNLDPQGFPIQVLRFGHISVLIQPERGYDRDPSLSYHSPDLPPPHAYLAQYLWLRQEAAVQLICHVGKHGNLEWLPGKGLGLSSNCFPEWALGAMPHIYPFIVNDPGEGSQAKRRAQAVILDHLTPPLGRAGLHGDLRELESLIDEYWEAMQLGSSRSEQLRSAVLEQLATLQLPDLLGGKESSDPLDAADGYLCELKEAQVRTGLHRFGQLPEPSALAELLACLARPPQQQGLGLTQALARDLGLELDPWADHEEQPLSAADQVRLTTLGVPQPRLVGDAVEWLEGQAAQLCAALLVGDQPAADAHTAVVMQRLAAGLVPNLLACGEAEQQAFLKAVAGGRIPAGPSGAPTRGRPDLLPTGRNFYSVDLRALPTEAAWDLGRRSAELLLDQHLMQEGEPLRHLALSVWGTSTMRNGGEDIAQALALLGVRPVWDGPSRRLVDLELIPLTQLGRPRVDVTVRISGLFRDAFPQLVSWLNRATTLVAAADEPESDNPLAAAAGRDGHAWRVYGSAPGAYGAGLQGLIDSGEWEERGDLARAYLNWSSWRYEGLGGADGGSASLAIQNDRAGFEQRLGAVQVVLHNQDNREHDLFDSDDYYQFQGGLAAAVESVSGRSPALWFGDHSRAQRPRVHRLEREFDKVLRSRVLNPRWIEAMQQHGYKGGFEMAASLDYVFAYDASTDRVPDWSYGAITEQWLGDAAVLNFLRQANPWALRDMAERLLEAHHRGLWQSAQKNQLEHLRQLVLEAEALVEG; encoded by the coding sequence ATGCATCGCCTCGCCGCCGTTCCAGGCAGTCACAGCCCCGGCGACGGGGTGCTGTTCATCGAGCAACCCGCTGCCGCGGTGGTGCTCCTCAGCAGCGCCGATACCGACCTCTCTGCCCTAGCTGCACTGCTCGATCAGCAGCCTGAGCCCCTGGGTGCCAAGCGGAGCCTTGGCGCACTGAATCTCGCAGCGTTGCAGCACCCGGCGGTGCTCGATCACTACATCCGAGCCAGCCTGGGTGCCACTCAGCTGGTGATCGTGCGGCTTCTTGGGGGCCGTGGCCACTGGAGCTACGGCCTGGAGCAGCTGCAAGCTTGGGCCGCTGAACAGCATGGCCGCCAGCTTCTGGTGTTGGCAGGTACAGCCGAAGAAGATCTCAGCCTGGTGGAGCTCGGCACGGCTCCACTCCCGCTGGCCCTGGCCTGCAGCCGCTGTCTGCGTGAAGGCGGTTCAGCGAACTGGATGGCTGTGCTCGGCAGCCTGGCGGCCCTCCTGGACGGTGCGGAGCCCGCGTTGCCGGCCCTGCAGGCCATTGCTGATCCGCAGCCCCACGACTGGCGTGATGAGTCAGGTCCACGCGTGGGTGTGGTGCTCTACCGAGCGCTCCTGCAGGCGGGTGATCTCGCCTTCGCCGACGCATTGCTGGAGGCGATGCGCAACGCGGGCCTGGTCCCTCGGGCCCTGTGGCTCAGCAGTCTTCGCGATCCGGCTGTCCAGCAGGGGACCGCTGATCTGTTCGCCAGGGAGCAGGTGCAGGCGGTGCTTTGCACCACATCGTTTGCCTCGGTGCAATTCAGCGAAGCAGGCATGGGAGCCCCCCTTTGGGATGGCCTGGATGTGCCGGTGTTGCAACTGCTTTGCAGCACCCAGGGCCGCAACAGCTGGGAGTTGAGCAGCGTGGGCCTGGCGCCGCTCGATCTCACCCTGCAGATCGCCTTACCAGAGCTCGACGGGCGGATCACCACCCGGGTGGGTGCGTTCAAGGAATCAACCCAGACCGATTCGAGGCTGGCGACAGCTCTTCCCCGCTACCAGCCAGACCTCGAACGACTGGCCTGGGTGGCCCAGCTGATCGCTCGCTGGTGTGAACTCCGGCAGACCCCCGCCGCTCAGCGTCGCCTCGCCTTGGTGCTGGCGAACTACCCAACCCGCAACAGCCGCCTCGCCAATGGTGTGGGCCTCGATACCCCCGCCAGTGCGGTGTCGATGCTCCATTGGCTGGACCAGTCCGGCTACCAACTCGGCCCCACAGCCCTTCCCACGGATGGCGACGCCCTGATTCAGCTCTTGTTGGCAGGCCGCAGCAACGACCCCGAGAGCATGCATCGGCCGGTGCAGGCCCACCTGTCATTGGCGTCCTATGAGGCCTGGTATCAAACGCTTCCAGACGATGGCCGGCAACGGCTTGAGCAGCGCTGGGGGCCACCAGCAGCTGATCCAAACCTGGACCCTCAAGGCTTCCCGATCCAGGTGTTGCGCTTTGGGCACATCAGCGTGCTGATTCAGCCGGAGCGCGGCTACGACCGCGATCCCAGCCTCAGCTACCACTCACCCGATCTTCCGCCCCCACACGCCTACCTAGCCCAATACCTCTGGCTCCGGCAGGAGGCCGCCGTTCAGCTGATCTGCCACGTGGGCAAGCACGGCAATCTCGAGTGGCTGCCGGGCAAGGGCCTTGGCCTATCCAGCAACTGCTTCCCGGAGTGGGCCCTGGGGGCGATGCCCCACATCTACCCCTTCATCGTGAATGACCCCGGCGAGGGGTCGCAGGCCAAGCGCCGCGCCCAGGCCGTGATCCTCGATCACCTCACACCACCGCTAGGCCGCGCCGGCCTCCACGGCGATCTACGAGAGCTGGAAAGCCTGATCGACGAATACTGGGAGGCCATGCAGTTGGGCAGCTCTCGCAGCGAACAGCTGCGCAGCGCTGTGTTGGAACAGTTGGCGACCCTGCAGTTGCCTGATCTGCTCGGCGGCAAAGAGAGCTCCGATCCTCTGGATGCGGCTGACGGCTATCTCTGTGAGTTGAAAGAAGCCCAGGTGCGCACTGGGTTGCATCGCTTTGGTCAATTACCGGAGCCATCAGCCTTGGCTGAGCTGCTGGCTTGTCTGGCCCGCCCACCGCAGCAGCAGGGGTTGGGTCTGACCCAAGCCCTGGCACGCGATCTGGGTTTGGAGCTTGACCCCTGGGCCGATCACGAGGAGCAACCCCTCAGTGCTGCCGATCAAGTGCGGCTCACAACTCTGGGCGTTCCTCAGCCTCGGCTTGTTGGAGACGCGGTGGAGTGGCTCGAGGGCCAAGCAGCCCAGCTGTGCGCAGCCCTGTTGGTCGGTGATCAGCCCGCTGCTGATGCACACACTGCTGTTGTGATGCAGCGGCTAGCAGCTGGGCTTGTGCCGAATCTGCTGGCCTGTGGTGAGGCTGAACAGCAGGCCTTTCTCAAGGCCGTGGCCGGTGGCCGCATCCCAGCAGGCCCCTCCGGTGCACCCACCCGTGGCCGGCCTGATCTGCTGCCCACCGGTCGCAATTTCTACAGCGTGGATCTAAGGGCACTACCCACCGAAGCCGCCTGGGACCTCGGGCGACGCAGCGCTGAGCTGTTGCTCGATCAACACCTGATGCAGGAGGGTGAACCCCTACGCCACTTGGCTCTCTCGGTCTGGGGGACCAGCACCATGCGCAATGGAGGCGAAGACATTGCCCAGGCTCTGGCGCTGCTCGGCGTTCGGCCTGTGTGGGATGGCCCCAGCCGGCGGCTGGTGGATCTTGAGTTGATTCCACTGACCCAGCTGGGACGGCCACGGGTGGATGTGACCGTGCGGATCTCGGGTTTGTTCCGCGATGCCTTCCCGCAGCTGGTGAGCTGGCTGAACCGTGCCACAACGCTGGTGGCAGCTGCTGATGAACCGGAGAGCGATAACCCACTTGCAGCGGCAGCCGGCCGTGATGGACACGCCTGGCGGGTGTACGGATCAGCACCGGGGGCCTACGGCGCCGGGCTGCAAGGGCTGATCGACAGCGGCGAATGGGAGGAGCGGGGCGATTTGGCGCGCGCCTACCTCAACTGGAGCAGCTGGCGCTACGAGGGCCTTGGTGGGGCCGATGGAGGTAGCGCCAGCCTGGCGATTCAGAACGATCGCGCAGGCTTTGAGCAGCGGCTTGGTGCGGTGCAGGTGGTGCTGCACAACCAGGACAACCGCGAGCATGACCTGTTCGATTCCGACGATTACTACCAATTCCAGGGGGGATTAGCTGCTGCGGTGGAGAGCGTTTCAGGCCGATCGCCAGCGTTGTGGTTCGGCGATCATTCCCGTGCCCAACGGCCGCGCGTGCATCGTTTGGAGCGTGAATTCGACAAAGTGCTGCGCTCCCGCGTGCTCAACCCGCGTTGGATCGAGGCCATGCAACAGCACGGCTACAAGGGCGGCTTTGAGATGGCCGCCAGCCTCGACTATGTATTCGCCTACGACGCCAGCACGGATCGGGTACCCGATTGGAGCTATGGCGCCATCACCGAACAGTGGCTTGGGGACGCTGCGGTGTTGAACTTCCTGCGCCAGGCCAATCCCTGGGCCCTGCGTGACATGGCAGAGCGGCTACTGGAAGCGCACCATCGTGGTCTCTGGCAAAGCGCACAAAAAAACCAGCTGGAGCATTTGCGCCAGCTGGTGCTTGAAGCGGAAGCGCTCGTGGAGGGTTAG
- a CDS encoding cryptochrome/photolyase family protein, whose amino-acid sequence MTIGIWVLGDQLNAGQSALAGVDPTQARVVLVESASVLDRRAYHRQKMVLVWSAMRHFAEELRAAGWQVDYLECRQFSSALPTWVERTGIRELRVMEPADRGFRRSIEALKLPVPLRWIESNAFLWSRQAFGAWAEGYKQLRLELFYREGRRRFGVLVEGEGKTAQPIGGQWNFDADNRKPPPKGLQGPEPLWFEPDSITRAVIAKVQEFDREREQVGLGPLPGVLEPFRWAVNREQALAVLEHFIATRLAGFGPYQDAMVSGEPTLWHALLSPYLNLGLLHPLEVIRRLEQAGLEQQVPLAGLEGVIRQILGWREYTHGLYHWFGAEYPALNHFGANQPLPPSFDQLGGSGLNCLDTVFAELRSNGYVHHIQRLMVLANYGLIAGLDPQALTAWFHRMLIDGHDWVMQTNVLGMGLFADGGRLASKPYAASGNYIKRMSTYCKGCRYDVKQRTGPNACPFNSLYWDFLDRHAEALRRNPRMGLVMKQLDKLPEAELEQIREAAQQHRRQMVATVA is encoded by the coding sequence ATGACGATCGGAATCTGGGTGCTTGGGGATCAACTCAATGCCGGGCAGAGCGCTCTGGCTGGTGTGGATCCAACACAGGCTCGTGTGGTGCTTGTGGAGAGTGCTTCGGTTCTGGATCGGCGCGCCTATCACCGCCAAAAGATGGTGTTGGTGTGGAGTGCCATGCGCCATTTCGCTGAAGAGCTCCGTGCAGCCGGTTGGCAGGTGGATTACCTCGAGTGCCGTCAGTTCTCATCGGCATTGCCCACCTGGGTTGAGCGGACTGGCATCCGTGAATTGCGGGTGATGGAACCGGCTGATCGAGGCTTTCGCCGCTCGATCGAAGCGCTCAAGTTGCCGGTGCCGCTGCGTTGGATCGAGAGCAACGCCTTTCTCTGGAGCCGCCAGGCATTCGGCGCCTGGGCGGAGGGGTACAAGCAACTGCGCCTGGAACTGTTTTACCGGGAGGGGCGTCGCCGCTTTGGCGTGCTTGTGGAGGGAGAGGGCAAGACGGCACAACCGATCGGTGGCCAATGGAATTTCGATGCAGACAACCGCAAACCGCCGCCGAAGGGTCTGCAGGGGCCTGAGCCGCTCTGGTTTGAGCCCGATTCGATCACCCGCGCCGTGATTGCCAAGGTGCAAGAGTTTGATCGGGAGCGCGAACAGGTGGGGCTGGGCCCCCTGCCGGGAGTTCTCGAGCCGTTCCGATGGGCCGTAAACCGCGAGCAGGCCCTGGCGGTGCTGGAGCACTTCATCGCGACTCGCCTTGCTGGCTTTGGCCCCTATCAGGACGCGATGGTGAGCGGTGAGCCGACCCTTTGGCATGCCCTGCTTTCGCCCTACCTGAACCTGGGCCTGCTCCACCCGCTGGAGGTGATCCGGAGGCTGGAGCAGGCGGGCCTAGAGCAGCAGGTGCCACTGGCGGGCCTGGAAGGTGTGATCCGCCAGATCCTTGGCTGGCGTGAATACACCCACGGCCTGTATCACTGGTTTGGGGCCGAGTATCCGGCCCTGAACCACTTCGGGGCAAACCAGCCGCTGCCGCCGAGCTTCGATCAACTGGGCGGCAGCGGCCTCAACTGTCTTGACACGGTTTTTGCTGAGCTGCGCAGCAACGGCTATGTGCACCACATCCAGCGCCTGATGGTGCTCGCCAACTACGGCCTGATTGCCGGTCTTGATCCTCAGGCCCTCACCGCCTGGTTCCACCGCATGTTGATCGACGGCCACGACTGGGTGATGCAGACGAATGTGCTCGGCATGGGCCTGTTTGCCGATGGCGGGCGCCTGGCCAGCAAGCCCTACGCCGCCAGCGGCAACTACATCAAGCGGATGAGCACCTACTGCAAGGGCTGCCGCTATGACGTGAAGCAGCGAACCGGCCCCAACGCCTGCCCGTTCAACAGCCTCTACTGGGATTTCCTCGATCGCCACGCCGAAGCCCTGCGCCGGAACCCACGCATGGGCCTGGTGATGAAGCAGCTGGACAAGCTGCCTGAGGCGGAACTGGAGCAGATCCGCGAGGCGGCTCAGCAGCATCGCCGCCAAATGGTTGCAACGGTTGCTTGA
- the hemJ gene encoding protoporphyrinogen oxidase HemJ, whose protein sequence is MIAPLAALPPEAYLWFKTLHIVGVVVWFAGLFYLVRLFIYHREAEDLEPALRGPFQAQYALMEKRLANIITTPGMVVAVSMAVGLLVSNPAWLHQGWMHAKLAFVAALLLYHAFCYRLMGQLQSDRCTWSPKQLRALNELPTLLLVVVVMLVVFKNQFPTGAATWFIVALVVFMAASIQFYARWRRLRAEREAATGAA, encoded by the coding sequence GTGATCGCCCCCCTGGCAGCCCTTCCGCCTGAGGCTTATCTCTGGTTCAAAACCCTCCACATCGTTGGTGTGGTCGTGTGGTTTGCAGGGCTGTTTTATCTCGTACGGCTGTTCATTTATCACCGGGAAGCCGAAGACTTGGAGCCGGCCCTACGGGGCCCCTTCCAGGCCCAGTACGCACTAATGGAAAAGCGCCTGGCCAACATCATCACCACGCCAGGCATGGTGGTGGCCGTGAGCATGGCGGTAGGGCTGCTGGTGAGCAATCCGGCCTGGCTGCATCAGGGCTGGATGCACGCCAAGCTGGCCTTTGTGGCCGCTCTGCTGCTGTACCACGCGTTTTGCTATCGCCTGATGGGGCAGCTGCAGAGCGATCGATGCACGTGGAGCCCCAAACAGTTGCGGGCGCTCAACGAATTGCCCACCCTGCTCTTGGTGGTCGTGGTGATGTTGGTGGTGTTCAAGAACCAGTTCCCCACAGGGGCGGCCACCTGGTTCATTGTGGCGCTGGTGGTGTTCATGGCTGCTTCCATTCAGTTCTATGCCCGCTGGCGCCGCCTGCGGGCCGAGCGCGAAGCTGCCACTGGGGCCGCCTGA
- a CDS encoding DUF2811 domain-containing protein — protein MSQGATTTSAQAVGVHALGVELPVDLAQALESYVAQRPGLDPARLLQTALAQFLVQHGGARPEVRELYLDGLFGTGL, from the coding sequence ATGAGCCAAGGCGCCACCACCACTAGTGCTCAAGCGGTCGGGGTGCACGCGCTGGGCGTGGAACTGCCAGTGGATCTGGCCCAGGCTCTTGAGTCCTATGTGGCGCAGCGACCTGGACTTGACCCAGCCCGTCTGTTGCAGACCGCTCTGGCCCAGTTCCTGGTGCAGCATGGTGGTGCCCGGCCTGAGGTGCGTGAGCTCTACCTTGATGGCCTGTTCGGCACCGGACTGTGA
- a CDS encoding PHP domain-containing protein, with product MAAHPLRPVLEQVHPGSCPGTLNFHCHTIHSDGSLRPEQLGQQALAIGLEHLAITDHHSTAAFAPLQTWFDQQAAAGVQVPQLWSGVEISCLLESCLVHVLALGFESGHDALEPYRQGQAPVGEALQAREVVQRIHAAGGLALLAHPGRYRLSFQRLIPAAAGLGFDGGEAYYDYAMQPHWQPTPVVCEAIARLLDDHALLRSCGTDTHGLELCGR from the coding sequence ATGGCGGCGCATCCGCTGCGACCGGTGCTTGAACAGGTGCATCCAGGCAGCTGCCCCGGCACGCTCAATTTTCACTGCCACACCATCCACAGCGATGGCAGCTTGCGGCCGGAGCAGCTGGGGCAACAGGCCTTGGCCATCGGCCTCGAACACTTGGCGATCACCGATCACCACAGCACCGCTGCTTTCGCACCCCTGCAGACCTGGTTTGATCAGCAGGCCGCTGCTGGGGTCCAGGTGCCACAGCTCTGGAGCGGCGTTGAGATTAGTTGCCTGCTCGAGAGCTGCCTGGTGCATGTGTTGGCCCTGGGCTTCGAATCCGGCCATGACGCTCTAGAGCCCTATCGCCAGGGCCAGGCCCCGGTGGGTGAGGCTCTGCAGGCCCGCGAGGTGGTGCAACGGATTCATGCCGCTGGGGGTTTGGCATTGCTGGCTCACCCCGGCCGCTACCGCCTCAGCTTTCAGCGCCTGATCCCTGCTGCAGCCGGGCTTGGCTTCGATGGCGGTGAGGCTTACTACGACTACGCCATGCAGCCCCACTGGCAACCCACGCCCGTGGTCTGTGAGGCCATCGCGCGGTTGCTCGACGATCACGCACTTCTGCGAAGTTGTGGCACGGATACCCATGGCCTCGAGCTTTGTGGTCGCTAG
- a CDS encoding branched-chain amino acid transaminase produces the protein MHQFLPYAWFGGKCVPFAEATLSVATHALHYGTGAFGGMRALPNPADANEILLFRADRHARRLSQSARLLLTELSEDTIHSAIHQFLQANKPISPVYLRPFVYTSDLGIAPRLHNIETDFLIYGLELGDYLSPEGVSCRISSWTRQEDRSLPLRGKISGAYITSSLAKTEAVKSGFDEALLLNSRGKVSEASGMNLFIVRDGVLITPGVDQDILEGITRASVLELAKTMGIPTLERPVDKSELFIADEVFLSGTAAKVTPVRRIETTDLTSDRPVMHAIRDRITAITEGRDPAFDHWVTRVRLNG, from the coding sequence ATGCATCAGTTTCTGCCTTACGCCTGGTTCGGTGGCAAGTGCGTGCCGTTTGCCGAAGCCACCCTGTCTGTGGCAACCCATGCGCTGCATTACGGCACGGGTGCCTTTGGCGGCATGCGCGCTCTGCCGAATCCGGCGGATGCCAACGAGATCCTGCTGTTTCGTGCTGATCGCCATGCGCGCCGCCTCAGTCAGAGCGCCCGGCTGCTGCTCACGGAACTGAGCGAGGACACAATCCACAGCGCGATTCATCAGTTCCTGCAGGCCAACAAACCCATCAGCCCGGTGTATCTGCGGCCGTTCGTCTACACCAGCGATCTGGGCATTGCGCCCCGCCTGCATAACATCGAGACCGACTTCCTGATCTACGGCCTCGAACTGGGTGATTACCTCTCGCCCGAAGGGGTGAGCTGCCGCATCAGCTCCTGGACCCGCCAGGAAGATCGCTCCTTACCCCTGCGCGGCAAGATCAGCGGGGCTTACATCACGAGCTCTTTGGCCAAAACCGAAGCCGTGAAAAGCGGCTTCGACGAGGCACTGTTGCTCAACAGCCGCGGCAAGGTGAGTGAAGCCAGCGGCATGAACCTGTTCATCGTGCGCGATGGGGTGTTGATTACGCCCGGCGTGGATCAGGACATCCTTGAGGGCATCACCCGCGCCAGCGTGCTTGAACTGGCTAAGACGATGGGGATTCCCACCCTTGAGCGCCCGGTGGACAAAAGCGAGCTGTTCATTGCCGATGAGGTGTTCCTCAGCGGGACCGCCGCCAAGGTGACCCCGGTGCGCCGCATCGAAACGACTGATTTGACGAGCGATCGCCCCGTGATGCATGCGATTAGAGATCGCATCACCGCCATTACAGAAGGCCGTGATCCGGCGTTCGATCACTGGGTGACCCGCGTGCGCTTGAACGGTTGA